A section of the Roseovarius sp. W115 genome encodes:
- a CDS encoding ABC transporter substrate-binding protein has protein sequence MKLKTLAAAAAALTAMGSLALADGHQSNVKVGMITTLSGGGAGLGIDVRDGFLLAVKMSGSDHIEVVVEDDQRKPDIAVQLADKMIQSEKVDVLTGIIWSNLAMAVVPAATGQGKFYLSPNAGPSALAGAGCHPNYFNVAWQNDNLHEAAGGYANAAGFENSFILAPNYPAGADALTGYKRIYEGELAGEIFTELGQKDYAAELAQIRASGADSVFFFLPGGMGISFLKQYADSGIDLPVVGPAFSFDQGILQAVGDAAMGVKNTSQWNKDIDNEANKAFVEAFQTEYGRLPSLYASQGYDTANLLLSAMGSADINDPDAFRAALKAADFASVRGDFAFADNHHPIQDIYVREVIKEGDVFTNKILNVALEDHSNAYVGDCKM, from the coding sequence ATGAAACTAAAAACATTGGCGGCGGCCGCCGCCGCGCTGACCGCGATGGGATCGCTTGCTTTGGCAGACGGGCATCAGTCCAACGTCAAGGTGGGCATGATCACCACGCTCTCTGGCGGTGGTGCTGGGCTGGGAATCGACGTGCGCGATGGCTTTCTTTTGGCGGTGAAAATGTCGGGGAGCGACCATATCGAAGTGGTGGTCGAGGACGACCAACGCAAGCCTGATATCGCGGTGCAACTTGCCGACAAGATGATTCAGTCTGAGAAAGTTGACGTGCTAACCGGGATTATCTGGTCGAACCTGGCCATGGCCGTAGTGCCTGCGGCAACGGGGCAAGGCAAGTTTTACCTGTCACCCAACGCCGGGCCTTCTGCGCTGGCCGGCGCGGGCTGTCACCCGAATTACTTCAACGTGGCCTGGCAGAACGACAACCTGCACGAGGCGGCGGGCGGGTATGCCAATGCGGCGGGGTTCGAAAACTCGTTCATCCTGGCTCCCAACTATCCAGCGGGGGCGGATGCGCTGACGGGATACAAGCGCATCTATGAAGGCGAGCTGGCCGGTGAAATCTTCACAGAACTGGGGCAGAAGGATTACGCGGCTGAACTGGCGCAAATCAGAGCCTCTGGTGCGGATAGTGTCTTCTTCTTCCTGCCCGGTGGCATGGGGATTTCCTTCCTCAAGCAATATGCCGACAGCGGAATTGACCTTCCGGTGGTCGGCCCCGCCTTCAGCTTTGACCAGGGCATTTTGCAAGCCGTGGGAGATGCAGCGATGGGCGTGAAAAATACCAGCCAGTGGAACAAAGACATCGATAATGAGGCCAACAAAGCCTTTGTTGAAGCGTTCCAGACTGAATATGGTCGCCTGCCATCGCTTTATGCGTCGCAAGGTTATGATACCGCAAACCTGCTTCTGTCAGCCATGGGTTCTGCGGACATCAACGATCCGGACGCATTCCGCGCGGCCCTGAAAGCGGCGGATTTCGCCTCTGTTCGCGGCGATTTTGCATTTGCCGACAATCATCATCCCATCCAGGACATCTATGTTCGCGAAGTCATCAAGGAAGGTGATGTCTTTACCAACAAGATCCTCAACGTGGCGCTGGAAGATCACTCCAACGCCTATGTTGGCGATTGCAAGATGTAA
- a CDS encoding Lrp/AsnC ligand binding domain-containing protein, translated as MRPVFINIRCKPGTSYKVAEEIALREIHSELYSTSGPFDLLLKLYVPEDEDIGKFINDQLLDISGIERTETTLTFKAF; from the coding sequence ATGCGCCCAGTCTTCATCAACATCCGCTGCAAGCCCGGCACGTCCTACAAAGTCGCCGAAGAGATTGCTTTGCGCGAAATTCATTCTGAACTTTATTCGACCTCGGGTCCGTTTGATCTTTTGCTCAAGCTCTACGTGCCTGAGGACGAAGATATCGGGAAATTCATCAACGACCAACTGCTCGACATTTCTGGGATCGAGCGCACGGAAACGACGCTGACATTCAAGGCGTTTTGA
- a CDS encoding tellurite resistance TerB family protein has protein sequence MSEQIPHPLSPQDCLVMVMIAVSASDEDIRTSELVKIESAVNNLPVFADYDADRIKIVAQIVFDLFSVEEGLDALFGLVRDNLEERLYETAYALACDVAAADGTLDETELRILEEIRYELNIDRLHAAAIERGSRARHLKG, from the coding sequence ATGAGCGAGCAGATACCACACCCGTTGAGCCCCCAGGATTGCCTGGTGATGGTTATGATCGCCGTTTCGGCCTCGGACGAAGATATCCGGACGTCTGAGTTGGTGAAAATTGAGTCTGCGGTGAACAACCTTCCGGTTTTTGCTGATTACGACGCAGACCGGATCAAGATCGTCGCGCAAATTGTGTTTGACCTTTTCAGTGTTGAGGAAGGTTTAGACGCGCTTTTTGGGTTGGTACGAGACAATCTCGAAGAGCGGCTTTACGAGACCGCTTATGCGTTAGCCTGTGACGTGGCTGCGGCCGATGGGACGCTGGATGAGACCGAACTGCGTATTCTCGAAGAGATACGCTATGAGCTCAATATCGACCGGCTGCATGCCGCTGCAATTGAAAGAGGCTCTCGCGCACGTCACCTTAAGGGCTAA
- a CDS encoding CHC2 zinc finger domain-containing protein: MAPRVDFKHVREHGSFEAVLAAYNIELRKDGSKPGQFKCLCPFHDDNKPSLKVNIERNIYNCFACDAGGNILELVRDMDGLAEDSIRPAALKVAELSGIAPTANGVTPALRAAGRSVANAKPVVSSSPPPLAETPPNEDMDGVPQNRELTFTLQTTLDDELVTWLDSRGIIDDLRSEFALGRASKRSKTIAGRLAIPIHNADGKLVAYCGRYVGDDAPDDEPKYKQPPGFRKDLEIFNLHRAVAKLDMFRTVLVFESYFSVMRHHLHAACISFMGRSVSPQQLELLRDAAANGQIKRAIVVSDGDQPGWDGARTIAGELAPLLWTKVLDLAEGEKPHHFEWDDLSERLRQNW; the protein is encoded by the coding sequence ATGGCTCCACGCGTGGACTTTAAGCACGTGCGCGAGCATGGCTCATTTGAGGCCGTGCTTGCTGCATACAACATCGAACTGAGGAAAGACGGATCGAAACCCGGTCAGTTCAAGTGCCTCTGCCCTTTTCACGACGACAACAAACCGTCGCTCAAGGTCAACATCGAGCGCAACATCTACAACTGCTTCGCCTGCGACGCAGGCGGCAATATCCTCGAGCTTGTTCGGGATATGGACGGCCTGGCCGAAGACTCCATCCGCCCGGCCGCCCTAAAAGTAGCGGAGCTGTCAGGTATTGCCCCAACAGCCAATGGTGTAACTCCCGCTCTTAGGGCTGCAGGTAGATCAGTCGCGAATGCCAAGCCAGTCGTGTCTTCATCGCCGCCGCCTTTGGCGGAAACACCGCCGAATGAAGACATGGACGGCGTGCCCCAAAACCGCGAGCTGACGTTTACCCTGCAAACCACACTTGATGACGAACTGGTGACTTGGCTCGACAGCCGAGGCATCATCGACGACCTGCGGTCGGAGTTTGCCCTTGGCCGAGCCAGCAAGCGGAGCAAAACGATCGCTGGTCGTTTGGCCATCCCGATTCACAACGCGGACGGCAAACTGGTGGCGTACTGCGGCCGATACGTCGGTGACGACGCGCCGGACGACGAACCGAAGTACAAACAGCCACCAGGCTTTCGCAAAGACCTGGAGATTTTCAACCTCCACCGGGCGGTGGCGAAACTCGACATGTTTCGCACCGTCCTGGTGTTCGAAAGCTACTTTTCGGTCATGCGGCACCACCTGCACGCCGCCTGCATCTCGTTCATGGGCCGCAGCGTCTCACCGCAGCAACTCGAACTTCTGCGAGACGCTGCGGCCAACGGCCAGATCAAACGAGCGATCGTCGTCAGTGACGGCGATCAGCCCGGTTGGGATGGTGCTCGCACCATCGCGGGTGAGCTTGCTCCCCTGCTTTGGACAAAGGTCCTTGATCTCGCCGAAGGCGAGAAACCGCATCACTTCGAGTGGGATGATCTGTCAGAGCGATTGCGGCAGAACTGGTAA
- the lysM gene encoding peptidoglycan-binding protein LysM → MGFWNFWKGGDETPEAEALEKEVQDLGLNTAGLNIAVDGDVVKVSGEAVDQETKEKVIMAVGNAKGVAAVEDTVTGADPVFHEVAKGDTLWKIAEKTLGNGARYTEIFEANRPMLSDPDKIYPGQRLRIPQNGSTTA, encoded by the coding sequence ATGGGTTTTTGGAATTTCTGGAAGGGTGGCGATGAGACGCCCGAAGCCGAGGCGCTGGAAAAAGAGGTGCAGGATCTGGGGCTTAACACCGCCGGGCTGAATATTGCGGTGGATGGCGATGTGGTCAAAGTCTCGGGTGAGGCCGTGGATCAGGAGACCAAGGAAAAGGTCATCATGGCCGTGGGCAACGCCAAGGGCGTGGCGGCGGTTGAAGACACGGTCACCGGGGCCGATCCGGTGTTTCACGAGGTGGCCAAGGGCGACACGCTTTGGAAAATCGCCGAGAAAACGCTGGGCAACGGCGCGCGCTATACCGAGATTTTCGAGGCCAACCGCCCGATGCTCAGCGATCCGGACAAGATCTATCCCGGCCAGCGCCTGCGCATCCCGCAGAATGGCAGCACGACCGCCTGA
- a CDS encoding YaaC family protein, which produces MKWVDARSGEVVQIRKRPATFSFFPTFQGVKREGVHSTLFATEPWNIIQHNLEKLSDDSARRQAIAFLTQSRDFFTAAQNSDVSAAKPLLLYYSFLNLAKCLTVKRRGTALGIAHHGLSEKLPTTSGAIHGSVSIDVTRNPGASAFFMFADAIGVVLPQPIAPKTSIQVRSQDFLAQVLIGHRVYCQAEGLKERFISLDKIEYMQDTAVQEAWLRVRAFADDFTRLGYGLNDLSKNLGTPGSWRNVNCSNAIDDRRIIEAETTSTTHYGHRPSQVLSSISNSARPRLWRAVTSYPPYRKYYVYRPSSAQTLLNQLLTIYLATYYLGSITRYKPEKFDQILRSPIGPFVFEFFSNQPSQFLYLMASEFMEQEVAKAAIA; this is translated from the coding sequence ATGAAATGGGTAGACGCAAGATCAGGTGAAGTTGTTCAGATTAGAAAAAGACCAGCGACGTTTTCGTTCTTTCCAACGTTTCAAGGAGTAAAGCGAGAAGGTGTCCATTCGACTCTGTTTGCAACTGAACCTTGGAATATCATACAGCACAATCTGGAGAAGCTGTCCGATGATAGCGCACGTCGTCAGGCAATCGCTTTTCTCACACAAAGCCGTGACTTTTTTACTGCGGCACAGAATTCGGATGTAAGTGCCGCAAAACCGCTGTTGCTCTACTACTCATTTCTGAATCTCGCAAAGTGCTTAACAGTGAAACGGAGAGGCACGGCTTTGGGAATAGCCCACCATGGGCTTTCGGAAAAACTTCCGACTACGTCGGGTGCAATCCATGGAAGCGTGTCGATTGACGTCACAAGAAACCCTGGTGCAAGCGCATTCTTCATGTTCGCGGATGCAATAGGAGTAGTGTTGCCGCAACCGATTGCGCCGAAAACCAGTATCCAGGTTCGCTCACAAGATTTCCTAGCACAGGTTTTGATTGGCCACCGCGTCTACTGCCAAGCAGAAGGTCTTAAGGAACGTTTTATCAGTCTTGATAAAATCGAATACATGCAGGACACGGCAGTTCAAGAAGCATGGCTCCGAGTGCGAGCATTTGCCGATGATTTCACCCGCCTGGGATATGGCTTAAACGACCTTTCGAAGAACCTTGGCACTCCTGGGTCTTGGCGTAACGTTAATTGCTCGAATGCGATTGACGATCGGCGCATCATTGAAGCCGAGACAACTTCCACAACACACTATGGTCACCGGCCCTCTCAAGTGCTTTCTAGTATTAGCAATAGTGCGAGGCCGCGCCTTTGGCGAGCCGTGACGTCCTACCCGCCATACCGGAAGTATTATGTTTATCGGCCCAGCTCTGCTCAGACACTACTTAACCAACTCCTGACCATTTACTTGGCAACCTATTACTTAGGCTCTATCACGCGTTATAAACCGGAGAAATTTGACCAGATTTTGCGAAGTCCAATTGGCCCATTTGTTTTCGAGTTTTTTTCAAACCAGCCGAGTCAATTTCTCTATCTGATGGCTTCGGAATTCATGGAACAAGAAGTCGCTAAAGCGGCAATTGCCTGA
- a CDS encoding IS3 family transposase (programmed frameshift), with protein MGKTKNGTRYPEELRARAVRMVLDHEAEYASRSAAILSISQKVGCSRDSLRIWVKQHETDTGKRDGLTTVERERIKELERENRQLRQANEILKKASAYFCTGGARPPIPQMIAFIKEHRSVHGVEPMCRVLQIAPSTFYEHLAVEREPDRASDRAKRDAYLRKEMKDVWEKNRSVYGARKLWHAMKRERIDIARCTVERLMRQLGIQGVRRGKKVKTTYGQPADQCPLDKVNRQFRAAMPNELWVSDFTFVSTWRGFVYVGFVIDTFANRIVGWKASTTQDTQFVLDALEQAIHARRPAEKLIHHSDRGSQYVSIKYTERLVDAGLEPSVGSVGDSYDNALAETIIGLFKTEVINRLGPWKSKDQVEWETLQWVDWFNRERLLEPLGYITPIEAEEKYEQALKSNKIAA; from the exons ATGGGAAAGACGAAGAACGGAACACGTTATCCAGAGGAACTGCGCGCCCGAGCGGTGCGGATGGTTTTGGATCACGAGGCAGAATATGCGAGCAGATCGGCAGCAATCTTGTCGATTTCTCAGAAGGTTGGATGCAGCAGGGACAGCCTGCGCATCTGGGTCAAACAACATGAGACAGACACGGGTAAGCGTGATGGTCTGACGACGGTTGAGAGGGAACGCATCAAGGAACTTGAACGCGAGAACCGGCAACTGCGTCAGGCCAATGAGATCCTCAAAAAGGCATCTGCTTATT TTTGCACAGGCGGAGCTCGACCGCCCATTCCGCAAATGATTGCCTTCATCAAGGAGCACCGAAGCGTGCATGGGGTCGAGCCGATGTGCCGTGTTCTGCAGATTGCCCCGTCGACTTTCTACGAGCATCTGGCCGTTGAACGCGAACCTGACCGTGCATCGGATCGCGCCAAGCGGGATGCGTATCTGCGCAAAGAGATGAAAGACGTTTGGGAGAAGAACAGATCAGTCTACGGCGCACGTAAACTGTGGCATGCAATGAAGCGCGAGAGGATCGATATCGCCCGCTGCACGGTTGAACGCTTGATGCGCCAGCTTGGTATTCAAGGCGTTCGGCGGGGCAAGAAGGTCAAAACCACCTATGGTCAGCCTGCCGATCAATGCCCACTGGACAAGGTTAATCGCCAGTTCCGGGCTGCGATGCCAAACGAGCTTTGGGTGTCCGACTTCACGTTTGTGTCCACCTGGCGGGGCTTCGTCTACGTGGGCTTTGTCATTGATACCTTCGCCAACCGGATCGTCGGCTGGAAAGCATCGACAACACAGGACACGCAGTTTGTCTTGGATGCGCTCGAACAGGCGATCCATGCGCGCAGACCTGCTGAGAAACTGATCCATCATTCAGATCGCGGATCGCAATATGTATCGATCAAGTACACAGAGCGTTTGGTCGATGCAGGATTGGAACCATCCGTCGGCAGCGTCGGCGACAGCTATGACAATGCACTGGCTGAGACAATCATCGGCCTGTTCAAAACGGAAGTCATCAACAGGCTGGGGCCATGGAAGTCCAAAGATCAGGTCGAATGGGAAACCCTGCAATGGGTCGATTGGTTCAATAGGGAACGCTTGCTCGAACCTCTCGGCTACATCACACCAATCGAAGCGGAGGAGAAATACGAACAAGCCTTGAAATCAAACAAAATCGCAGCTTGA
- a CDS encoding serine hydrolase domain-containing protein, producing the protein MSQSGKRIFRFGALAVIAIAAVAFVFMRKDPTEEDVVAAFLKATGIPGAVLAYGPSDGAPMLKAFGVSDPIKATPMQVDQVLPLASLTKPITAAALVSLAEAGEIALDVPLADQIPLPAPHDPRAASVTPRNLLAHRGGFDRTATFDPVFEPEKMGLTREESCHDLAKAAWAVLPLDHTPDSTKAYSNIGICLLTDLLTQNGARDLEQILQTQARITLGGMAGPNWVQTDTGWQEVQGSEAERAWIAGLGAAGSAMGRAEDMWTFAAQTPAASAAPIPEGEDGDFYALGWRIWPGPDGRQLTHWGGLQGVFTAMFRFSDGHVVVVLFNSSPGNYSAGFNVLYAGLCQARGLDCRPAQ; encoded by the coding sequence ATGTCTCAAAGCGGCAAACGCATCTTCCGCTTCGGCGCATTGGCCGTGATTGCCATCGCGGCGGTCGCGTTTGTGTTCATGCGCAAGGACCCCACCGAAGAAGACGTGGTCGCGGCGTTCCTGAAGGCGACCGGCATCCCCGGTGCGGTGCTGGCCTATGGTCCCTCGGACGGTGCGCCAATGCTCAAGGCCTTCGGCGTATCAGACCCGATCAAAGCCACGCCCATGCAGGTCGATCAGGTGTTGCCGCTCGCCTCCTTGACCAAACCCATCACTGCCGCAGCCCTTGTTTCCTTGGCAGAAGCGGGCGAAATCGCGCTAGACGTGCCTCTGGCAGATCAGATCCCCCTGCCCGCGCCACATGATCCAAGAGCTGCGTCTGTCACCCCTCGTAACTTGCTCGCTCATCGCGGTGGATTTGATCGCACAGCCACCTTTGACCCGGTTTTTGAGCCTGAAAAAATGGGGCTCACGCGTGAGGAAAGCTGTCATGACCTTGCCAAAGCCGCCTGGGCGGTGCTCCCGCTCGATCACACGCCGGACAGTACCAAAGCCTATTCCAATATCGGCATCTGCCTTTTGACCGATCTTCTGACGCAGAACGGCGCTCGTGATCTGGAGCAGATCTTGCAAACACAGGCGCGCATCACTCTTGGCGGAATGGCTGGTCCCAACTGGGTGCAAACCGATACAGGCTGGCAAGAGGTGCAAGGCTCTGAGGCCGAGCGCGCCTGGATCGCTGGTCTTGGCGCAGCGGGAAGCGCCATGGGGCGCGCCGAAGACATGTGGACATTCGCCGCACAAACACCCGCGGCCAGCGCGGCCCCAATCCCGGAGGGCGAAGATGGGGACTTCTACGCTTTGGGCTGGCGCATCTGGCCCGGCCCGGATGGGCGGCAGCTCACCCATTGGGGCGGGTTGCAAGGCGTCTTCACAGCCATGTTCCGCTTTTCAGATGGGCACGTCGTCGTCGTGCTCTTCAACTCTTCGCCTGGGAATTACAGCGCAGGATTTAACGTGCTTTATGCGGGACTTTGTCAGGCGCGAGGGCTGGATTGCCGACCGGCACAATAA
- a CDS encoding lysine--tRNA ligase, with amino-acid sequence MSDLRDAALSSKAWPFEEARRLLKRYEKGAPDKGYVLFETGYGPSGLPHIGTFGEVLRTTMVRHAFEQISDIPTKLICFSDDLDGMRKVPGNVPNPEMLQEHLHRPLTVVPDPFGEYESFGHHNNAMLRRFLDTFGFEYEFISAREFYRTGQFDEILLRCAERYDDLMKIMLKSLREERQQTYSIFLPIHPETGRVLYVPMKHVDAKGGTVTFDDETGKEWTLPVTGGNVKLQWKPDFGARWAALGVDFEMYGKEHATNEKIYDAICRTLGARPPEHFSYELFLDDQGQKISKSSGNGISIDEWLSYAATESLSYFMYQKPKTAKRLYFDVIPRAVDEYHQQLRAYPGQDAAQKVNNPVHHIHNGDVPESKMVVPFAMLLNLASVSAAEDKDTLWGFIRRYAPDASAETHPDMDAAAGCAVKYYEDFVAPTKTYRAPSDLEREALSDLRDQLAAYDGPVEDEALQSIVYAVGRDRFEPLRDWFKAIYEVLLGASQGPRFGGFIALYGVEETVALIDKALAGELV; translated from the coding sequence ATGTCTGATCTACGCGACGCTGCCCTAAGCTCGAAAGCCTGGCCTTTTGAAGAAGCGCGTCGCTTGCTCAAACGGTATGAGAAGGGGGCTCCTGACAAGGGGTATGTTCTTTTCGAAACGGGCTACGGGCCGTCGGGCCTGCCGCATATTGGCACCTTTGGAGAGGTGCTGCGCACGACCATGGTGCGGCACGCCTTTGAACAGATCAGCGACATTCCCACCAAACTTATCTGCTTTTCGGATGATCTGGATGGCATGCGCAAGGTGCCCGGCAATGTCCCGAACCCGGAGATGTTGCAAGAGCACTTGCACAGGCCGTTGACCGTGGTGCCCGACCCCTTTGGGGAATACGAGAGTTTCGGCCACCACAACAATGCGATGCTGCGGCGGTTTCTTGATACGTTCGGGTTTGAATACGAGTTCATCTCAGCCCGCGAGTTTTACCGCACTGGACAGTTTGATGAGATCCTGCTGCGCTGCGCCGAGCGGTACGATGATCTGATGAAGATCATGCTGAAATCCCTGCGTGAGGAGCGGCAACAGACGTATTCGATCTTTTTGCCGATCCACCCCGAAACCGGGCGTGTGCTTTATGTGCCGATGAAACATGTGGACGCCAAAGGGGGCACAGTCACCTTTGACGACGAGACGGGCAAGGAGTGGACACTGCCCGTCACAGGCGGAAACGTAAAGCTTCAGTGGAAGCCGGATTTTGGCGCACGCTGGGCAGCACTTGGCGTGGATTTCGAAATGTATGGCAAGGAACATGCCACCAACGAGAAAATCTATGACGCCATCTGCCGAACCCTGGGGGCCCGTCCGCCCGAGCATTTCAGCTATGAGCTTTTCCTCGACGATCAGGGTCAGAAGATTTCCAAATCCTCGGGCAACGGGATCAGCATTGATGAATGGCTGAGCTATGCCGCGACCGAGAGCCTGTCTTACTTTATGTACCAAAAGCCGAAAACGGCCAAACGGCTCTATTTTGACGTGATCCCGCGAGCCGTGGATGAATACCACCAACAGCTGCGGGCCTATCCCGGTCAGGATGCTGCGCAAAAGGTCAACAACCCGGTGCATCACATCCACAACGGCGATGTGCCCGAGAGCAAGATGGTCGTGCCATTTGCGATGCTCTTGAACCTTGCGTCTGTATCTGCGGCCGAGGACAAGGATACGCTTTGGGGGTTCATTCGCCGCTATGCGCCAGATGCCAGTGCTGAGACGCATCCAGACATGGATGCTGCAGCAGGCTGCGCCGTGAAATACTATGAGGATTTCGTTGCGCCCACCAAAACCTATCGCGCCCCCAGCGATCTGGAACGTGAGGCACTCAGCGATCTGCGTGACCAGCTGGCCGCCTATGACGGCCCCGTTGAAGATGAGGCGCTACAATCCATCGTATACGCGGTCGGTCGTGACCGGTTCGAGCCACTGCGCGATTGGTTCAAGGCCATTTACGAGGTACTCCTCGGTGCCAGCCAAGGCCCACGTTTTGGCGGCTTCATTGCCCTTTATGGCGTTGAGGAGACCGTAGCTCTGATCGACAAGGCGCTGGCGGGCGAACTCGTTTGA
- a CDS encoding c-type cytochrome: MIIRRLIPFAGALALLACTQISMPEPSEGQALFAENCVQCHGTSGKGNGPWAGSFVPAPADLTRLTEDGVFPRARVLSIIDGYDRTDLPGHQMPEFGLLLMGDTVPVDVGDGVLTPTPRPLAALLEYLESIQE; this comes from the coding sequence ATGATCATAAGACGACTTATTCCGTTCGCGGGGGCGCTAGCCTTACTGGCTTGCACGCAAATCTCCATGCCAGAACCGAGCGAGGGACAGGCGCTTTTTGCAGAGAACTGCGTGCAATGCCATGGCACCTCGGGCAAAGGCAATGGTCCATGGGCGGGATCATTTGTTCCGGCCCCAGCGGATCTGACACGGTTGACCGAAGATGGCGTGTTCCCGCGAGCACGCGTATTGTCGATCATAGATGGGTATGATCGCACCGACCTTCCTGGACATCAAATGCCGGAATTTGGTCTGCTCTTAATGGGTGACACCGTGCCCGTAGATGTCGGAGATGGCGTGTTGACCCCCACGCCACGCCCTCTGGCGGCACTTCTGGAATACTTAGAGAGTATTCAGGAATAA